The region TTCGTAGGCCGACTCGAGTTCGGCAGTGAGGCGTTCGTATTCTCGGGTGTGGAATTCCAGATCGGCGGCTTCAAGCGTTCCTTTCTCGGGTCCGCAACGCTTGCGGTCCACGAGCTCGTCAATGTACGAGAGTTTGGCCGACTTGTTCAGCGTGATCAGGTTGGCTTCGACCTCGCCAGTGCGCATTAGGTGAATCCCCGTCAGCAGCACGCGATAGACGTACAGCAGCGGCTTGACGCGCGGCGGCGACTCCTTGGCGAAGAGCTTCCACTGGGTCGCGGCAAATCCGAGGTAGTGATGTGCGTGATGACGCGTGATGCAGTTCTTGGCGATCGACTTGAGTTCCTCGTGCTCGGGAGTGCTGTACACCACCAGCGGCGAGAAGATTTGCTCAAGCACGTACCCGTTCCGCTTCAGCATCAACCGGAAGAACTTTTCCACGTCGTGCGTGACCAAGTCGATTTCCAGACCGTCGTAGATGCCCTCTTTTTCTACCGTTTGCTCGCCCTCATCGAGTCCGGCAACGGTCTCCAGTGGCAGCATATGAACGCCACGGAGATCGAAG is a window of Roseiconus lacunae DNA encoding:
- a CDS encoding nucleotidyltransferase domain-containing protein, which produces MTDASTIDHVKMMQHVESHPYPLLFATISGAHLYGFPSPDSDFDLRGVHMLPLETVAGLDEGEQTVEKEGIYDGLEIDLVTHDVEKFFRLMLKRNGYVLEQIFSPLVVYSTPEHEELKSIAKNCITRHHAHHYLGFAATQWKLFAKESPPRVKPLLYVYRVLLTGIHLMRTGEVEANLITLNKSAKLSYIDELVDRKRCGPEKGTLEAADLEFHTREYERLTAELESAYEASKLPEMPSARGELNDLLVRLRLKPERVKALDELTRQAQDLGMGY